One region of Danio rerio strain Tuebingen ecotype United States chromosome 5, GRCz12tu, whole genome shotgun sequence genomic DNA includes:
- the cnot6l gene encoding CCR4-NOT transcription complex subunit 6-like isoform X2 has protein sequence MLDNLAVHPEQLPQRPWITLRERDQMMPTAVFTVMCYNVLCDKYATRQLYGYCPSWALNWEYRKKGIMEEITNCDADIISLQEVETEQYYTFFLETLKDRGYDGFFCPKSRAKLVSEQERKHVDGCGVFFKTEKFALVQKHTVEFNQVAMANSEGSEVMLNRVMTKDNIGVAVLLEVKKDLFATGLKPPPEKQLLLVANAHMHWDPEYSDVKLIQTMMFLSELKSIAERASGSINSSSPTSETSSIPIVLCADLNSLPDSGVVEYLSNGGVAENHKDFKELRYSDCLTNFSCNGKNGKPDGSITHSFQLKSAYEGNLMPYTNYTYDFKGVIDYIFFSKTHMSVLGVLGPLETQWLKDNNITGCPHPHIPSDHFSLLAQLEYHPPLPPLNGLHLPVHSTACESKMLTE, from the exons atgCTCGACAATCTTGCAG TCCACCCAGAACAACTCCCCCAAAGACCTTGGATCACTCTGAGGGAGAGAGACCAAATGATGCCCACAG CTGTGTTCACAGTAATGTGCTACAATGTATTGTGCGACAAGTATGCAACAAGGCAGCTGTATGGCTATTGTCCTTCATGGGCCCTTAACTGGGAGTACAGGAAGAAGGGCATTATGGAGGAGATCACCAACTGTGACGCTGACATCATCAGCCTGCAG GAGGTGGAAACCGAGCAGTACTACACTTTCTTTCTGGAAACACTGAAAGATCGTGGATATGATGGATTTTTCTGTCCAAAGTCTCGTGCCAAACTCGTGTCAGAACAGGAGCGTAAACATGTGGATGGCTGTGGTGTGTTTTTCAAGACCGAGAA atttgctCTGGTGCAGAAacacacagtggagttcaatcaAGTAGCCATGGCGAACTCAGAGGGCTCGGAGGTTATGCTAAACAGAGTTATGACCAAAGATAACATCGGAGTAGCCGTCCTGCTGGAGGTGAAGAAAGACCTGTTTGCTACTG GCTTAAAGCCACCTCCAGAGAAACAGCTCCTGCTTGTAGCTAACGCCCACATGCACTGGGATCCAGAATACTCGGATGTGAAGCTCATCCAGACTATGATGTTCCTGTCTGAGCTCAAGAGCATCGCTGAGAGGGCCTCGGGATCTATCAACTCTTCTTCACCCACATCAGAAACAAGCTCTATCCCTATCGTCCTGTGTGCTGATCTCAACTCCCTCCCAGATTCTG GTGTGGTGGAGTATCTGAGCAATGGCGGAGTTGCAGAAAATCACAAAGACTTTAAAGAACTGCGCTACAGCGACTGTTTAACTAACTTCAGCTGCAATGGCAAAAACGGCAAGCCTGATGGCAGTATCACACACAGTTTCCAGCTGAAGAGTGCCTATGAGGGGAATCTCATGCCCTACACCAACTACACTTATGACTTCAAG GGTGTGATTGACTACATCTTCTTCTCAAAGACACACATGAGCGTTCTGGGTGTTCTGGGTCCATTGGAGACACAATGGCTGAAGGACAACAACATAACCGGCTGCCCTCACCCTCACATCCCCTCCGACCACTTCTCCCTCCTGGCTCAGCTGGAGTACCATCCGCCTTTACCCCCCCTCAACGGGCTGCATCTGCCTGTCCACAG TACTGCCTGCGAAAGCAAGATGCTTACAGAGTGA
- the cxcl13 gene encoding C-X-C motif chemokine 13, producing MPPLSDLLHHQSFDLSFNMALRPSLLLAVTAVCCFTIIIALPMDGFATENKCKCQTTTSSRIPPRLFQKIEILPAGAHCRKAEIIITKKDNQAVCLHPEARWVKEMVSKIISKRAERETAMPTVA from the exons ATGCCTCCCCTGTCAGACCTGCTTCACCACCAATCATTTGATCTCAGCTTCAACATGGCACTGCGACCTTCTTTACTGCTGGCAGTCACTGCAGTCTGCTGCTTCACAATCATCATTG CACTCCCAATGGATGGCTTTGCTACCGAAAATAAGTGCAAGTGTCAGACCACCACTTCATCTAGAATCCCACCTCGGCTCTTCCAGAAGATTGAGATCCTGCCTGCAGGCGCACACTGCCGCAAGGCCGAGATCAT AATCACTAAAAAGGACAACCAAGCTGTTTGTTTACATCCTGAAGCACGATGGGTCAAAGAAATGGTCTCAAAAATTATAAG CAAAAGAGCTGAAAGGGAAACTGCCATGCCAACTGTGGCATAA